A single region of the Anaerostipes rhamnosivorans genome encodes:
- a CDS encoding ABC transporter permease gives MKAIYKRELRSYFTSMIGCAFVAFLTIIGGVYFMVYNLSSGYPYFAYSLSGVIFAILITIPVLSMKCFAEERKNKTDQLLLTSPVSLPKIILGKYFAMITVFAIPCLIYCLFPLIIKLQGNAHLLVDYTSILAFYLLGCVFIGIGMFLSSLTESPVIAAISTCGVLFFLYMLENLLNYVPTSALSSVIVLIIVLTLAAGLIFHITKNQVIAGTVEIAGVAITIAVYFIKSSIFENLIHDILEHFVLTDVFYNFAQNYIFDIGGLLYYLSIIILFVFLTIQTFQKRRWS, from the coding sequence ATGAAAGCAATTTATAAGCGGGAACTCCGTTCCTATTTTACCTCTATGATCGGGTGTGCCTTTGTGGCATTTCTCACCATCATCGGCGGTGTGTATTTCATGGTATATAACTTAAGCAGCGGATATCCCTATTTTGCTTATTCTCTGTCCGGTGTTATATTTGCTATTTTGATTACAATCCCGGTGCTGTCTATGAAATGCTTCGCCGAAGAGCGAAAAAATAAAACAGATCAGCTTCTGCTTACCTCCCCTGTATCCCTGCCCAAGATCATCCTGGGCAAATACTTTGCGATGATCACCGTCTTCGCTATCCCATGTCTGATCTACTGCCTGTTTCCATTGATCATTAAGTTACAGGGAAATGCCCATCTACTGGTGGACTATACTTCCATCCTGGCATTTTACCTTCTGGGCTGTGTGTTTATCGGGATCGGCATGTTTTTATCCTCTCTGACTGAGAGTCCGGTCATTGCGGCGATCAGCACATGCGGGGTTTTGTTTTTTCTATATATGCTGGAAAACCTTTTAAACTATGTCCCCACCAGCGCCTTAAGCAGTGTCATCGTCCTCATCATTGTATTGACACTGGCCGCCGGCCTAATCTTTCATATAACAAAGAATCAGGTGATCGCCGGTACTGTGGAGATCGCCGGAGTGGCCATAACCATCGCGGTATATTTTATAAAATCATCCATCTTTGAAAATCTGATCCATGACATACTGGAGCATTTTGTCCTGACCGACGTTTTCTATAATTTTGCCCAGAATTACATTTTTGATATCGGAGGGCTTTTATACTATCTCTCCATCATCATTCTTTTTGTTTTCTTGACCATACAGACATTTCAGAAAAGACGATGGAGTTAG
- a CDS encoding Fur family transcriptional regulator, which translates to MQPATKKSKQRDAIIRFLMGRKDHPTADTIYVNIKEEFPNISLGTVYRNLALLSSRGDILKLSYDGGADRYDANVDPHYHFICKECGEVIDLEMDPIDHVNTIASAHFKGRVDENVTYFRGICEKCLKKDIDNTK; encoded by the coding sequence ATGCAGCCGGCAACAAAAAAAAGCAAGCAGAGGGATGCTATCATCAGATTTTTAATGGGCAGAAAAGACCATCCGACTGCGGATACGATATATGTTAATATTAAAGAAGAATTTCCGAACATCAGCTTAGGTACGGTTTACCGCAACCTGGCACTGCTGTCAAGCCGGGGTGATATCTTAAAGCTGAGTTATGACGGCGGGGCAGACAGGTACGATGCCAACGTTGATCCGCACTATCATTTTATATGTAAAGAGTGCGGGGAAGTTATCGACCTTGAGATGGATCCCATCGATCATGTGAATACGATCGCAAGTGCCCACTTCAAAGGTCGTGTAGACGAGAATGTCACTTACTTCCGTGGAATCTGTGAAAAATGTTTAAAAAAAGATATTGACAATACAAAATAG
- a CDS encoding ABC transporter ATP-binding protein, which yields MIEVKHLTKKYGSHLALDDLSFTIEKGQIYGFLGPNGAGKSTTMNIMTGYIGADSGEILINGCDILEEPEKAKKSIGYLPEIPPLYLDMTVREYLSFVSELKDIPKKDRESEVDEVCSLVKLNEVSHRLIRNLSKGYRQRTGLAAAVLGFPDIIILDEPTVGLDPKQIIEIRQLIRTLAKDHTVILSSHILAEVQEICDYVLIISKGRLAAEGTPAQLEHMSRGKDNIELTVMSDPSRIQSVLDTIPGIQNISWKGHTGDSCDLVLELSEDSQKICQDISMAFAAEQIPVTRIYISKTTLEDIFLELTDTDSDDQEGEIEDESNL from the coding sequence TTGATAGAAGTGAAACATCTTACAAAGAAGTATGGCAGCCATCTGGCATTGGATGATCTGTCATTTACAATTGAGAAAGGTCAGATCTATGGTTTTCTTGGCCCAAACGGTGCTGGAAAGTCGACCACAATGAATATTATGACTGGATATATCGGTGCTGACAGCGGAGAAATCCTCATAAATGGATGTGACATCCTCGAGGAACCGGAAAAAGCCAAAAAATCCATCGGATATCTTCCGGAAATTCCACCGCTCTATCTGGATATGACGGTCCGGGAGTATTTAAGCTTTGTTTCTGAACTAAAAGATATTCCAAAAAAAGACCGGGAGTCGGAAGTCGATGAGGTGTGCAGCCTCGTAAAACTCAACGAAGTCTCACATCGTCTGATCCGCAACCTGTCCAAAGGATACCGCCAGAGGACCGGTCTTGCCGCCGCAGTTCTCGGTTTTCCTGATATCATCATCCTGGATGAACCAACCGTGGGACTGGATCCAAAACAGATCATCGAGATCCGGCAGCTGATCCGTACACTGGCCAAGGATCATACAGTGATCTTAAGTTCCCATATCCTGGCGGAGGTCCAGGAGATCTGTGATTACGTGCTCATTATCTCAAAAGGACGGCTGGCCGCCGAGGGAACCCCTGCTCAGCTGGAACATATGTCCCGCGGGAAAGACAACATTGAACTCACAGTCATGTCAGATCCTTCCCGGATACAATCCGTGCTGGATACCATCCCCGGTATCCAAAATATCTCCTGGAAAGGACATACCGGTGATTCCTGTGATCTGGTATTGGAACTGTCAGAAGACAGCCAGAAGATCTGCCAGGATATTTCCATGGCCTTTGCAGCGGAACAGATACCGGTCACCAGGATTTATATTTCCAAAACAACTTTGGAAGACATCTTCCTTGAGTTAACCGATACAGATAGTGATGATCAGGAAGGAGAGATCGAAGATGAAAGCAATTTATAA
- a CDS encoding DUF4340 domain-containing protein — MRQKKTLMILILVFAGLLALYAGITFYQKNQSARKISSGQLTVKNMKAITSISYNNGQDLSFVKKDGTWYYEKDSAYPLEQSYLNTMASQFQKITAVRRLKNGDSLKDYGLEKPAYTIKVKDKEGTKTTYYIGNASGDNYYLTLDDKSEIYTVSADLLSNLSYSLKDMMKTDTFPSLSSGNLKKVVITGSGKKKTYTSKSKTDMDNIAGGLGVFTFGDCQNYSVKDKELSKYGLDSKSRISVDITYKDTDSKKTKNLTLYIGSKDKDKENYYVQLKGSKMVYLSDADVVKNILEP, encoded by the coding sequence ATGAGACAGAAAAAAACATTGATGATCCTGATTCTGGTATTTGCAGGGCTTTTAGCCCTGTATGCCGGAATCACCTTTTACCAGAAAAACCAATCAGCGAGAAAAATTTCTTCTGGACAATTGACTGTAAAGAATATGAAGGCCATCACGTCCATCTCCTACAACAACGGACAGGATCTGTCTTTTGTAAAAAAGGACGGGACCTGGTACTATGAAAAAGACAGCGCATATCCGCTGGAACAGAGCTATCTAAACACCATGGCATCCCAGTTTCAAAAGATAACGGCAGTGCGCAGGCTCAAGAATGGGGACAGCCTGAAAGACTACGGCCTGGAAAAGCCAGCATATACCATTAAGGTAAAGGATAAAGAGGGAACCAAAACGACGTATTACATTGGAAATGCTTCTGGGGACAACTATTATCTGACCCTAGATGATAAATCAGAGATTTATACGGTATCCGCTGATCTGCTCTCCAACCTATCCTACTCCCTTAAGGATATGATGAAAACCGATACTTTCCCGTCCTTAAGCAGCGGAAATCTGAAAAAGGTCGTAATAACTGGCAGTGGCAAGAAAAAGACCTACACATCCAAATCAAAAACTGATATGGACAATATCGCCGGGGGTCTTGGGGTATTCACCTTCGGAGACTGCCAGAATTATTCAGTGAAAGACAAAGAGCTGTCCAAGTATGGGCTTGACAGCAAATCCCGCATCTCGGTGGATATCACCTATAAGGATACGGATTCAAAGAAAACCAAAAATCTCACCCTTTATATCGGCTCAAAAGATAAGGACAAAGAAAACTACTATGTGCAGCTGAAAGGATCAAAGATGGTCTACTTAAGCGATGCAGATGTGGTAAAAAATATCCTGGAGCCTTAA
- a CDS encoding DEAD/DEAH box helicase — protein MDAVRFDELNIDDKILKAVKEMGFEAASPIQGAAIPVVLEGRDIVGQAQTGTGKTAAFGIPLLEKLDPKLKKPQAMILCPTRELAIQVADEIRKLAKFMSGAKVLPIYGGQNITNQIRSLKTGANIIVGTPGRIMDHMRRHTLKLEDLKMIVLDEADEMLNMGFREDIESILVEVPEERQTLLFSATMPKAILDITKKYQKNSKLIKVVRKELTVPNIEQFYYEVRPKQKVEVLCRLLDMHSPKLSIVFCNTKRMVDEVTGELKGRGYFAEGLHGDLKQSQRDRVMKSFRGGRVDILVATDVAARGIDVDNVDAVFNYDLPQDDEFYVHRIGRTGRAGRTGNAFTFVAGKEIYKLRDVQRYCKTKIKARPIPSLNDVQATRAEKTLEEITGLIEENNLDKYVDMLDEFINETDYTALEIAAAFLKKQISENEEEVRQGDDFGDTGAEEGMVRLFINIGKKKGVRPGDILGAIAGESSISGDLVGAIDVHDQYTFVEVPKEVAKDVLYGMSHAKIKGKSVSMEPANRK, from the coding sequence ATCCCTGTGGTCCTTGAGGGTAGAGATATTGTAGGTCAGGCACAGACCGGAACAGGAAAAACAGCAGCCTTTGGTATCCCGCTTTTAGAGAAGCTGGATCCGAAACTGAAAAAGCCGCAGGCCATGATCTTGTGCCCTACAAGGGAATTGGCGATCCAGGTAGCAGATGAGATCAGGAAACTGGCGAAATTTATGTCAGGGGCAAAAGTGCTCCCGATTTATGGAGGACAGAATATCACCAACCAGATCCGTTCTTTAAAAACAGGAGCGAATATTATAGTAGGAACGCCGGGCCGTATCATGGACCATATGCGCCGCCATACCTTAAAATTAGAAGATTTAAAAATGATCGTTCTGGATGAAGCGGACGAAATGCTGAACATGGGATTCAGGGAAGATATAGAGAGTATCCTGGTAGAAGTGCCGGAAGAACGCCAGACACTGTTGTTCTCCGCTACCATGCCAAAGGCAATCCTGGATATTACGAAAAAGTACCAGAAGAATTCCAAGCTGATCAAAGTTGTGCGCAAGGAATTGACCGTACCAAACATTGAACAGTTTTATTATGAAGTCAGGCCAAAACAAAAAGTAGAAGTTCTCTGCCGTCTGTTGGATATGCATTCTCCGAAGCTCTCCATCGTATTCTGCAATACAAAGCGTATGGTAGATGAAGTGACAGGGGAGTTGAAAGGCCGTGGATACTTTGCGGAAGGACTTCACGGAGATTTAAAACAGAGCCAGAGAGACCGCGTCATGAAGAGTTTCAGGGGCGGACGTGTGGATATCCTCGTGGCAACCGATGTGGCGGCCAGAGGGATTGATGTGGACAATGTGGATGCAGTCTTTAACTATGACCTTCCTCAGGACGATGAGTTTTATGTACACCGGATTGGAAGAACCGGGCGTGCGGGAAGAACAGGAAATGCATTTACCTTTGTGGCAGGAAAAGAAATCTATAAGTTGAGAGATGTACAGCGATACTGTAAAACAAAGATCAAGGCAAGACCGATCCCAAGTTTAAATGATGTCCAGGCAACCAGAGCAGAAAAGACTCTGGAAGAGATCACGGGGCTGATTGAAGAAAATAATCTGGACAAATATGTGGATATGCTGGATGAATTCATCAATGAGACAGATTACACTGCATTAGAGATTGCCGCGGCATTCTTGAAAAAGCAGATTTCTGAGAATGAAGAAGAAGTCCGTCAGGGAGATGATTTTGGGGACACCGGCGCCGAAGAAGGAATGGTGAGATTATTCATCAATATCGGTAAAAAGAAAGGTGTCCGTCCGGGAGACATTCTCGGAGCCATCGCAGGAGAATCCAGTATTTCCGGAGATTTGGTAGGAGCCATCGATGTCCATGACCAATATACCTTTGTGGAAGTGCCGAAAGAAGTCGCAAAAGACGTACTGTATGGCATGAGCCATGCTAAGATCAAAGGAAAGAGTGTCAGCATGGAACCGGCAAATAGAAAATAA
- a CDS encoding GldG family protein: MEKIKKLFQTKDSRKGSYSVAVTAVVIGIVILFNLLVGQLPQKIRQIDISDTNIYEISSKSQKLIKNLENDVTFYVIAEKSSTDDRIKTFISKYVSLSGHLKMEWIDPVLHPSALTKYDTEKNSIVVSCEKTGRQTSISFDDILVTESSYYNTSTSATQFDGDGQLTSAVNYVTNTKEYKAYYTSGHGEAALSSSVTSLMEKSRISTSELNLLTASSIPKDCDLLILNGPTSDLTKDEAKVLSSYLKKGGKVMTLLTYTNKKMPRLNGLLEDYGLKVANGYIADGDRCYQGNYYYLIPNLSVSDDMASGISSNSVLMINSKGMTQTDPARDTISVESFMTTSDSGYAVTEKKQTQGTYILGAASTESVTVKNSSGKKEKKESRLTVFGSNMLIDEQVTQSFSTLENLTLFMNSVTANLDNADNISISPKSLQVTYNTIAHPGIFSILIIFVIPFVVIAGGFVIWFRRRRR; encoded by the coding sequence TTGGAAAAAATAAAAAAATTGTTTCAGACAAAGGATTCCAGAAAGGGCTCCTACAGTGTTGCCGTCACTGCCGTAGTCATTGGTATCGTAATCCTGTTTAACCTTCTTGTGGGCCAGCTGCCCCAAAAGATTCGGCAGATTGATATCAGTGATACCAATATCTATGAGATCTCATCCAAAAGCCAAAAACTAATAAAGAATCTGGAGAACGATGTAACCTTTTATGTGATCGCGGAGAAAAGCAGCACTGACGACCGCATCAAAACATTCATCAGCAAATACGTGTCTCTCTCCGGCCATTTGAAAATGGAATGGATCGACCCCGTACTGCACCCTTCCGCACTGACAAAATATGATACGGAAAAGAACAGCATTGTCGTATCCTGCGAGAAAACAGGCCGGCAGACTTCGATCTCTTTCGACGATATTCTAGTCACTGAATCTTCCTATTATAATACGTCCACTTCTGCTACCCAGTTTGACGGAGACGGACAGTTGACCAGTGCTGTGAATTATGTGACCAACACAAAGGAATATAAGGCCTATTACACTTCCGGACACGGGGAGGCCGCTCTCTCCTCCTCCGTTACCAGCCTGATGGAAAAATCCAGGATCTCTACGTCAGAACTGAATCTCCTGACTGCCTCTTCCATACCTAAGGACTGCGATCTTCTGATCCTCAACGGACCGACCAGTGATCTGACGAAGGATGAGGCCAAAGTGTTGTCTTCTTATCTAAAAAAGGGTGGGAAGGTCATGACGCTTCTGACTTATACAAATAAGAAGATGCCCCGCCTCAACGGACTCCTTGAAGATTATGGGCTAAAAGTTGCAAACGGATATATCGCAGACGGAGACCGCTGCTATCAGGGAAATTATTATTATCTCATACCGAATTTATCTGTGAGCGACGATATGGCCTCCGGTATTTCATCAAATTCCGTGCTTATGATCAACTCAAAAGGTATGACACAGACAGACCCAGCGCGCGATACGATCAGTGTAGAGTCCTTTATGACCACTTCTGACAGCGGTTATGCCGTCACCGAGAAAAAACAGACACAGGGAACCTATATACTTGGCGCGGCTTCCACGGAATCGGTCACTGTCAAAAACAGCAGCGGCAAGAAGGAAAAAAAGGAGAGCCGGCTGACAGTCTTCGGCAGCAATATGCTCATTGACGAACAGGTCACACAGTCCTTCTCGACACTTGAAAACCTTACGTTATTTATGAATTCCGTCACAGCTAACCTGGACAATGCTGACAATATATCCATCTCGCCAAAGAGTCTTCAGGTAACATATAACACCATCGCCCATCCGGGTATTTTCAGTATCCTGATCATCTTTGTGATTCCTTTTGTGGTCATCGCCGGAGGCTTTGTAATCTGGTTCAGGCGCAGAAGAAGGTAA
- a CDS encoding NADH peroxidase: MKKWVCTVCGYVHEGETAPEKCPTCGVPAEKFKEQTGDREWAAEHVVGVAQGASEDIMADLRANFEGECSEVGMYLAMSRVAHREGYPEIGLYWEKAALEEAEHAAKFAELLGEVLTDSTKKNLEMRVDAENGATAGKFDLAKRAKAANLDAIHDTVHEMARDEARHGKAFEGLLKRYFG; encoded by the coding sequence ATGAAGAAATGGGTTTGTACAGTATGCGGATATGTTCACGAGGGAGAAACAGCACCAGAGAAATGTCCAACATGCGGAGTTCCTGCAGAGAAGTTCAAAGAGCAGACAGGAGACAGAGAATGGGCAGCTGAGCATGTAGTCGGAGTGGCACAGGGAGCCAGCGAAGACATCATGGCAGACTTAAGAGCAAACTTTGAAGGAGAATGTTCTGAAGTAGGTATGTACCTTGCAATGAGCCGTGTGGCACATAGAGAAGGATATCCGGAGATCGGATTATACTGGGAAAAAGCAGCATTAGAGGAAGCAGAGCATGCAGCAAAGTTTGCTGAACTGCTTGGAGAAGTATTAACAGACAGCACAAAGAAAAACCTTGAGATGAGAGTTGACGCAGAAAATGGAGCAACAGCAGGTAAGTTTGACCTTGCCAAGAGAGCAAAGGCAGCGAACTTAGATGCGATTCATGACACTGTACATGAAATGGCAAGGGATGAAGCCCGCCACGGAAAAGCTTTTGAAGGTTTATTAAAGAGATATTTCGGTTAA